Proteins found in one Clostridiales bacterium genomic segment:
- the ypeB gene encoding germination protein YpeB: MNNNRENTQGKAIEKRIDGAISLILLLAVVALGLVAALINVWARNDANEKALENAYEKSFFNVSNSMNELETKLNKLKITNSDSQRMILANDVWRTAAMIEDNLAQLPIDHYAIANTSKFVNQMGDYIYSLNRKLQKGGTYSEEDIQKLDSLSEHCAKINQGIQKLSQKIISDYRIIDNINLSKLRGGKQDPKNLLGAGLYEINQESTDYPEMIYDGPFSDALSKKEYKALAGLKEISYKQGIDYISKTLKDTADIKYQGKASGDLAAYEYITTTKDGLTRYIQLSAQGGLPISISGGNAAGKPELDEEQAIISAKKWAKTLINQDMEGVWISVLGDTAFINLAPVVNDIVYYPDLIKVKISLTDGSLLGWEANSYLQNHINREITPPSISQEQALQKISPRLKVHSIRLALIPKDWGEEVLTYEFYASYGDNLYIVYINAESGDEENILMVINTPDRGRMLI; the protein is encoded by the coding sequence ATGAATAATAACCGCGAAAACACACAAGGCAAAGCCATAGAAAAAAGAATTGACGGGGCAATTTCGCTGATATTGCTTCTTGCTGTGGTCGCTTTGGGGCTTGTCGCCGCGCTGATTAATGTTTGGGCGCGCAACGACGCCAACGAAAAAGCGCTTGAAAACGCCTATGAAAAATCTTTTTTCAATGTAAGCAACAGCATGAACGAACTTGAAACAAAATTAAACAAACTAAAAATAACCAACTCGGACTCGCAGCGAATGATACTTGCCAACGATGTTTGGAGGACGGCGGCGATGATTGAAGACAATCTCGCGCAGTTGCCCATTGATCATTACGCGATCGCCAATACTTCCAAGTTTGTCAACCAAATGGGCGATTATATCTATTCGCTTAATAGAAAACTGCAAAAAGGCGGAACATATTCAGAAGAAGATATTCAAAAGCTGGATTCTTTGTCCGAGCATTGCGCCAAAATCAATCAAGGCATCCAAAAATTGTCCCAAAAAATTATCTCGGACTACCGCATTATAGACAACATAAACCTCTCCAAGCTAAGAGGCGGCAAACAAGACCCCAAAAACCTATTGGGCGCGGGACTTTATGAGATCAACCAAGAATCCACAGACTATCCCGAGATGATTTACGACGGGCCGTTTTCGGACGCGTTGTCCAAAAAAGAATACAAAGCCCTGGCGGGCCTGAAAGAAATATCTTATAAACAAGGAATTGATTACATATCAAAAACGCTCAAAGACACAGCCGATATAAAATACCAAGGCAAAGCCTCGGGCGACTTGGCGGCGTATGAGTATATAACAACCACAAAGGACGGGCTAACAAGATATATCCAGCTAAGCGCGCAAGGGGGATTGCCTATTTCAATAAGCGGCGGCAACGCGGCAGGCAAGCCCGAATTGGACGAAGAGCAAGCTATTATTTCGGCGAAAAAATGGGCTAAAACGCTTATCAATCAGGATATGGAAGGTGTTTGGATAAGCGTATTGGGCGACACCGCCTTTATAAACCTTGCTCCCGTGGTAAACGATATTGTATATTATCCCGATTTGATAAAAGTCAAAATATCCTTGACGGACGGCAGCCTTTTGGGCTGGGAAGCCAATTCTTATCTTCAAAACCATATCAATAGAGAAATTACGCCGCCTTCTATCTCCCAAGAACAAGCCTTGCAAAAAATAAGCCCAAGGCTTAAAGTCCATAGCATAAGGTTAGCGCTAATCCCTAAAGACTGGGGCGAGGAGGTTTTGACTTATGAGTTTTACGCCTCGTATGGCGATAACTTGTATATAGTGTATATAAACGCCGAAAGCGGCGATGAAGAAAATATCTTGATGGTGATAAACACGCCCGACAGGGGCAGGATGCTGATTTAA